GCTCTAAGGTCGAACACGAGGCCACGACCTCCAAAATCGGAGAAGACATGTTATTTTATTTCCAGCAGCGCGGTATTGACGAAGAAACTGCCGTGGCCATGATTGTAAATGGTTTCTGCAAAGAAGTCATGGACAACCTGCCGATGGAATTTGCCGTGGAAGCACGAAAATTACTGGAAATCAGTCTGGAAGGAAGTGTTGGATAATTTAATTTGAAGATTTGAAAATGAGATAATTTGGAAAATATTGGATTGCTTATTTTTTATATTATTTTGATTTTATCATGCATATCTTTTTTTATCCTTTTGGATGCAATTTATAAATTAATTAAGTGGTTTAGGCAGAACTAACAACAATCAAATAAATTATAACAATCACAGTTTAGACAACTAACAATGCTTAAAATAAACAATTTACACGCATCCATTGCAGGAAAAGAAATTCTGAAAGGATTTACGCTGGAAGTCAATGCCGGCGAAATACACGCCATCATGGGACCCAACGGCACGGGAAAATCAACCTTAGGAAATATTATTTCCGGTAAAGAAGGTTACGAAGTGACGGAAGGCACGGTTGAATTTGAAGGTGTCAGCATCTTCGATTTAGAACCTGAAGAAAGGGCACGCTTAGGTATATTCCTCGCCTTTCAGTATCCGGTGGAAATTCCAGGTGTTTCTAATGCCAACTTCCTGAAAGCTGCCGTGAGCGAAATCCGCAAATCCAAAGGCGAAGAGCCTATGCCTCCGGGTGATTTCCTGAAAATGATGCGCGAAAAAATGGCTCTGGTAGAAATGAATAAAGATTTCATTTCCCGTTCGGTCAATCAGGGGTTCTCCGGCGGCGAAAAAAAACGCAATGAAATCTTCCAGATGGCCATGCTGAATCCTAAACTCGCCATTCTCGATGAAACGGATTCCGGTTTGGATATCGACGCCTTGCGTATCGTTGCCAATGGTGTAAATAAATTGCGGACAAAAGACAATGCCTTTGTGGTGATTACCCACTATCAGCGTTTGCTGGACTATATCATTCCGGATTTTGTGCATGTCATGTACGACGGACACATCGTAAAAACCGGTGATAAAAACTTAGCCCTAGAGCTGGAAGAAAAGGGATATGACTGGGTAAAGGAATTGGAAATAGTTTAACTCATCGTCATTGCGAGGCACGAAGCAATCTGTTGAATGATGAGATTGCTTCACTTCGTTCGCAATGACGTAAACGGATAATAATGATAGAACAACTCGAAAATATAATACCAGCTATTCAGGACGAACACCAAAAAGTATCGTTGCAAAATGCTGTTTCCATTGGTATTCCGACCATGAAACAGGAAGAATGGAAGTACACCTATTACAATAAGATTTTACAACAAGGGTTTACCGTCCCAACGCCGAAGGGGCTCAAAACCCCTTCGACATTGGCAGGTGTTGAAAAAGAGTTCATCGAAGCGAATTCCGTTTCCGGCAACAGAATTGTTTTTGTGAACGGTGTTTTCCATAATGAACTATCTGCGCTCATCAACCACCCGAAAATTAATTTCTGGGACTCCCCCAATGTTTCGGAAAACCATACGGTCGATTTTCTGATAGAGTTGAATAATGCCCTGACAACAGATGGTATATTTTTAGAAATCGACGACCATGTTATCGTGGATGAGATCATAGAAATCTTCTATATCAATATAGATTGCACGCAAATCATTAACCTGAAAAACAGGATAAAAGTGGGCAAAAGTGCACAGGTGAAGTTTGCCGAATATTCCATCAACTACAACTCATCCCCGGCTTACAATAATACGGTTACCCATATAGATGTTGCTGAAAACGCCCTGGTGGAATTCTATAAGATTCAGGATGGCGGCAGTATGTTCAATATTACGGATCATACATTTGTACACCAGGCTGCCAAATCAATCTGCAATATTACCACACTCTCTTTATCCGGAGGTATTATTCGGAATGTGCTGCAGTTTGATGTAAACGGTGAACGGGCGGAGTCACATATGAACGGGCTTTATTTGTTGCAGCACGAGGAACATGTCGATAACAGAACCCTCGTAAATCATCATGTAGCCAACTGTGAGAGTTTTGAGTTGTATAAAGGCATACTCGGTGGAAAATCAACCGGTGTGTTTAATGGTAAAATTGTAGTAAAGCAAGCTGCTCAAAAAACCAATGCATTTCAAAGCAACCGAAATTTACTATTGAGTAATGATGCGAATGTTTACACAAAACCGCAACTGGAAATTTTTGCGGATGATGTGAAATGTTCACATGGGGCTACTTCCTCGCAGATTGAAGACAGCGAATTGTTTTACCTGAAGGCACGGGGTATCGGAAAAGATACGGCTCGGGGATTGCTGGTATTTGCTTTTGGTGAAGAAGTTATAGAAAAAATCAGGCACGAAGCGTTAAAGAATAAAATGGAAAAGAGAATAGCGGAGTTGTTGAAGATAGAATTGTAACCCGTCATTGTGAATGAAGTGAAGCAATCTCTGATTAAAAATATTGCTTCGTTCCTCGCAATGACGATAAGAAAATAAACATGTCATTAAACATAGCACAAATTCGAGCTGACTTCCCGATCCTGCAGGAAAAGATTCGAGGTAAGCAGCTCGTGTATCTGGATAACGGAGCTTCCACACAGAAGCCGCATGCCGTCATTGAAGCGGAGAAATATTACTATGAACACCAGTATGCCAATATTCACCGCGGCGTGCATTATCTATCACAGATTGGAACGGATTTGTATGAAAACGTGCGTAAGCAGATACGGCAGTTTATCAACGCGAAACACGATCATGAAATCATTTTCACCAAAGGAACCACGAATGCCATCAATCTGGTAGCCTATACCTTTGGAAGAAAATTCATCAACGAGGGCGATGAAATCGTTGTGACGGAAATGGAACATCATTCCAATATCGTTCCCTGGCAAATGCTTTGTGAAGAAAAGAAATGTGTGCTGAAATTCATTCCCTTGCAGGAAGATGGTTCTATCAGCCTGGAAGATGCTGAAAGGCTCATTACCTCTAAAACGAAACTGGTGTCGGTTGTTTATGTGTCTAATGCATTGGGAACCATAAATCCGATACCTGAACTGATTGCCATCGCGCATAAAAACGGGGCGAAGATTTTAGTAGACGCAGCTCAGGCGATTCAGCATTTTACCATTGATGTGCGGGCATTGGATGCCGACTTTCTGGTTTTCAGCGGGCATAAGATTTACGGCCCGACCGGAACCGGAGTACTGTATGGAAAGGAGGAAATTTTAAATGAAATGCCTCCGTATGAAGGCGGCGGTGATATGATCAAATCGGTTTCCTTTAAAGGAACCACCTACAATGATTTACCATTTAAGTTTGAAGCCGGAACGCCCAATATTGCTGGCTGCATTGCATTAGGTACTGCTGTAAAATATGTACAGGATACCGGCATTGAATACATCAGAGCCTATGAAACGGAATTGCTGCAGTACGCGACGGAGCAATTATCTCAGATTGAGGGACTGAAACTATACGGAACAGCCAAACATAAATCATCTGTCATTTCATTCTTAATGGAGGGCATATACCCGTACGATGTGGGCGTGTTGTTAGATAATATGGGCATTGCCATTCGTACCGGCCATCATTGTGCGCAACCCGTGATGGATCACTACGGTATTCCAGGAACCTGCAGGGCCTCGTTTGCTTTTTACAATACCAAAGAAGAAGTGTATGTATTGATAGAAGGGATTTTAAAAGCTAAAAAAATGCTGAGTTAATGCAGTCCATCAATGACATACAAGATGAGATCATCGAAGACTTTTCCATGTATGATGACTGGAATGACAAGTACGAATACCTGATTGAATTTGGTAAATCGTTACCGCTGATAGATGAACAGTATAAGACAGAAGAGAACAGGATACACGGCTGCCAGTCCAGGGTTTGGCTGCATGCCGAACTGAAAGAGTATAAACTCTATTTTTTTGCGGACAGCGATGCCATCATCACCAAGGGCATTGTGGGATTATTGGTAAAGGTTTTGAGCGGGCATACGCCGAAGGAAATAGCGGAAAGTGAGTTATATTTTATTGAAAAGATAGGATTGAAGGAACACTTATCCCCGACACGCGCCAACGGACTGGTGAGTATGATTAAGAAGATGAAAACATACGGAATCGCTTTTCAGGCACATTAATATTAATTTCACAGAGGTACACAGGAGATGACACAAAAAACATTTATGGAGATAAAAGACGAAGCCATACATCAGATTCAGACCATCTATGACCCGGAGATTCCGGTGAATATCTACGAGTTGGGACTGATTTACGAGGTGAATGTAGATGTAGATAATAATGTACACGTACTGATGACACTGACTGCACCCAACTGTCCGGCAGCAGAAAGTTTACCGGCAGAAGTCGAAGAAAAGATTAAAGCTATTGAAGGCGTAAAAAGCTGCAGAGTGGAAATCACTTTTGAACCTACCTGGGACCAGGAGATGATGAGCGAAACGGCAAAACTGGAATTGGGCTTTTTATGATGTAACAATAAAGCAATTTAACAATGAAACAATTCATCATTTTCTTCATTCTGCAATAGCAAATAATATGACAAATTGACAAATAAACAGTATTGTACAATTTTTGTATATCCGCATTAAATTATTTAATTACTTAATTATCAAATTTTATAAATATGTATCCAGAACACATCACCAAACCATGCGAAGAACAATTAACAAATGCCGGTTTCAAGGCATTGAAAACACCGGAAGAAGTAACGGAGATCCTCTCTTCCACAAAAGGTACCACCTTATTGGTTATCAACTCCGTTTGCGGTTGCGCGGCTGCGAATGCCCGCCCTGCAGCCTTAGCATCCATCATACATGCAAAACGCCCCAAAAACTTAGTGACCGTTTTTGCGGGAGTAGACGGAGAAGCAGTAGCAAAAGCCCGGGAATTCACCTTCCCCTTTCCGCCTAGTTCCCCATGTATCGGCTTATTTAAAGACGGTAAACTGGTGCACTTCATTGAACGCCACATGATTGAAGGCCGCCCTGCTAAAATGATTGCGGATAACCTTGTTGCAGCATACGAAGAATACTGCAATTAAGTAAAAATAACTGTATAAAAAAGAGAACCTGGTAGTGTTCTCTTTTATTTATGCAGGCATATCCTGAAAACTATCTGAAACTATCATTGATGCGCTGCAGTACCTCATTGCCCGGACAAAGCTCTTGTTCCGTCAACTGATTTAAAGGTTTCTCAACCGTATGAATCATCTCATGAAAATCTTTGCTTTGTTCGTCTATATAAATCAGTCCCGTTAAGATTTCTCCGCCTGCCCTGGATTCATTTAATTTATTTAAAGCTGAAAACCTGTTGAACGGATCCCAATCCTTAGCCAGTTTGCTGAGGTATACTTTGGAGCCATCATGCATCTCCACTTCCAGCGCCTCTCCGTCTTTATACTCTATCGTAATTTCTTTCTCATAGGGAACATAATCGAATGTGTCCACCGCTTCCATGTGTTCCCGAACATAGTCGTAGGATTTAGTGGAACCTGTATTATTATTAAATGTAACACACGGCGACACCACATCAATCAATGCAAATCCATGATGCGACATGCCCGCTTTTATCAAGGGAATCAACTGTGCTTTATCTCCAGAAAAACTGCGGGCAACGAAAGTGGCACCTAATTCCAATGCCAATCCGGCCAGGTCTATGGCCGTATATTGATTGGCATTGCCTGATTTACTTACAGAACCCACATCTGCCGTAGCGGAATCCTGTCCTTTGGTCAGTCCGTAACAGCCATTATTCATCACAATGTAAGTCATATTTAAATTTCTACGAATAGAATGCACGAACTGTCCTATTCCAATGGAGGCGCTGTCACCGTCACCGGAAATGCCTAAGTACATCAGGTCTCTGTTGGCTAACACCGCACCGGTTGCCACGGATGGCATACGTCCGTGAACGGAATTGAAACCATGCGAATTATTTAGAAAGTAGGCAGGTGTTTTAGACGAACATCCTATCCCGGACAATTTCGCAACCTGATGTGGTTGTATATTCATCTCGAAACATGCCTGTACAATCGCGGCACTGATGGAGTCATGGCCGCAGCCGCTGCAAAGGGTGGAGATCACACCTTCGTACTCTTTTTTAGTAAATCCTAATCGATTGACAGGCAACTCAGGATGATGAAATTTTGGTTTTATATATGACATACGTTATTGCTGAAGAGTGAGTGATTGGGTGGTAATTCTTGAAATTGACTGGTGTATGAAATTAGCGGTGATGGGTGTACCGTCATAATTCAGTATGGAAATCAATTTTCGTTTATCAATTTCCAGTTCATTGGAAAGGATTTTTTTCATTTGGGCATCCCTGTTCTGTTCAATTATAAAGACTGTCTTATGCTCCTGGATAAACTTTTCAATGGAATCTTGAAAAGGGAAAGCTGTAATGCGCAATGCGTCCAGTTTAATACCTTCTTCATTTAGTAAATCGATTGCTTCCAAAGCGGCATAGGTGGTGGTACCGAAAAACAGGATACCGATTGAACTTTGTGATGGCTGATTGTAAATCTGCGGAGCATACACCAATTTTTTGGCTGTATTCCATTTCAGCAATAAGCGGTCCATGATATGCACATAGGTATGACTGTCTTCCGTGTAGCGTGCAAATTCGTCATGCGAGGAACCCCTTGTAAAATAGGCGCCTTTGATCGGATGTGTACCCGGCAATGTTCTGTAAGGTACCCCGTCACCGTCTATATCCAGGTATCTTCCCCATTTTTCTATCTTTTCCAGCTGCTCCGCATTTAAGACTTTTCCTCTGTCATATTTTCGTTTATCGTCCCATTTCAGAGGCGGCGATAAATGTTCATTCATACCCAAATCCAAATCAGTCATCACGATAACTGGTGTCTGTAATCTTTCCGCTAAATCAAAAGCATAAGCGGTATGTTCAAAACACTCTTTTGGATTCGACGGAAACAATAAAACATGTTTGGTGTCACCGTGTGATGCATATGCAGCCATCATCAAATCCGATTGCTGTGTTCTGGTAGGCATACCGGTAGATGGTCCGCCGCGTTGTACATCTACCAGCACAACCGGAATTTCTGCAAAGTAAGCCAGGCCTAAAAATTCATTCATCAGGGAGAGTCCGGGACCGCTCGTTGCAGTAAAACCTCTTGCACCATTCCAGTTGGCACCG
The genomic region above belongs to Sphingobacteriales bacterium and contains:
- a CDS encoding 2-oxoacid:ferredoxin oxidoreductase subunit beta; amino-acid sequence: MSYIKPKFHHPELPVNRLGFTKKEYEGVISTLCSGCGHDSISAAIVQACFEMNIQPHQVAKLSGIGCSSKTPAYFLNNSHGFNSVHGRMPSVATGAVLANRDLMYLGISGDGDSASIGIGQFVHSIRRNLNMTYIVMNNGCYGLTKGQDSATADVGSVSKSGNANQYTAIDLAGLALELGATFVARSFSGDKAQLIPLIKAGMSHHGFALIDVVSPCVTFNNNTGSTKSYDYVREHMEAVDTFDYVPYEKEITIEYKDGEALEVEMHDGSKVYLSKLAKDWDPFNRFSALNKLNESRAGGEILTGLIYIDEQSKDFHEMIHTVEKPLNQLTEQELCPGNEVLQRINDSFR
- a CDS encoding SufE family protein, whose protein sequence is MQSINDIQDEIIEDFSMYDDWNDKYEYLIEFGKSLPLIDEQYKTEENRIHGCQSRVWLHAELKEYKLYFFADSDAIITKGIVGLLVKVLSGHTPKEIAESELYFIEKIGLKEHLSPTRANGLVSMIKKMKTYGIAFQAH
- a CDS encoding SUF system Fe-S cluster assembly protein, which translates into the protein MTQKTFMEIKDEAIHQIQTIYDPEIPVNIYELGLIYEVNVDVDNNVHVLMTLTAPNCPAAESLPAEVEEKIKAIEGVKSCRVEITFEPTWDQEMMSETAKLELGFL
- the sufD gene encoding Fe-S cluster assembly protein SufD, which produces MIEQLENIIPAIQDEHQKVSLQNAVSIGIPTMKQEEWKYTYYNKILQQGFTVPTPKGLKTPSTLAGVEKEFIEANSVSGNRIVFVNGVFHNELSALINHPKINFWDSPNVSENHTVDFLIELNNALTTDGIFLEIDDHVIVDEIIEIFYINIDCTQIINLKNRIKVGKSAQVKFAEYSINYNSSPAYNNTVTHIDVAENALVEFYKIQDGGSMFNITDHTFVHQAAKSICNITTLSLSGGIIRNVLQFDVNGERAESHMNGLYLLQHEEHVDNRTLVNHHVANCESFELYKGILGGKSTGVFNGKIVVKQAAQKTNAFQSNRNLLLSNDANVYTKPQLEIFADDVKCSHGATSSQIEDSELFYLKARGIGKDTARGLLVFAFGEEVIEKIRHEALKNKMEKRIAELLKIEL
- a CDS encoding 2-oxoacid:acceptor oxidoreductase subunit alpha encodes the protein MQSLNPSVNDFVIRFANVNGTGSASANKMFATSIFKMGIPVTAKNIFPSNIQGLPTWYEVRINDKGYLGRRDGLDIMVCLNPQSIKRDVEAVRPGGYFLYDSTKYLVKEFIREDVHYLGIPMTEICNTSFEDPRYRQLLKNMVYVGALSALLDIEHQVLKDIIHSEFKNKEKLIAPNEQALQMGIDYARKHFDCPLDIRVERRNLNGDSIVMDGNTACALGAIYAGATVAAWYPITPSTSVVSSFEKYANKLRVDKENGLKNFAVVQAEDELSAVGIAIGANWNGARGFTATSGPGLSLMNEFLGLAYFAEIPVVLVDVQRGGPSTGMPTRTQQSDLMMAAYASHGDTKHVLLFPSNPKECFEHTAYAFDLAERLQTPVIVMTDLDLGMNEHLSPPLKWDDKRKYDRGKVLNAEQLEKIEKWGRYLDIDGDGVPYRTLPGTHPIKGAYFTRGSSHDEFARYTEDSHTYVHIMDRLLLKWNTAKKLVYAPQIYNQPSQSSIGILFFGTTTYAALEAIDLLNEEGIKLDALRITAFPFQDSIEKFIQEHKTVFIIEQNRDAQMKKILSNELEIDKRKLISILNYDGTPITANFIHQSISRITTQSLTLQQ
- the sufC gene encoding Fe-S cluster assembly ATPase SufC, which translates into the protein MLKINNLHASIAGKEILKGFTLEVNAGEIHAIMGPNGTGKSTLGNIISGKEGYEVTEGTVEFEGVSIFDLEPEERARLGIFLAFQYPVEIPGVSNANFLKAAVSEIRKSKGEEPMPPGDFLKMMREKMALVEMNKDFISRSVNQGFSGGEKKRNEIFQMAMLNPKLAILDETDSGLDIDALRIVANGVNKLRTKDNAFVVITHYQRLLDYIIPDFVHVMYDGHIVKTGDKNLALELEEKGYDWVKELEIV
- a CDS encoding BrxA/BrxB family bacilliredoxin; protein product: MYPEHITKPCEEQLTNAGFKALKTPEEVTEILSSTKGTTLLVINSVCGCAAANARPAALASIIHAKRPKNLVTVFAGVDGEAVAKAREFTFPFPPSSPCIGLFKDGKLVHFIERHMIEGRPAKMIADNLVAAYEEYCN
- a CDS encoding cysteine desulfurase, with protein sequence MSLNIAQIRADFPILQEKIRGKQLVYLDNGASTQKPHAVIEAEKYYYEHQYANIHRGVHYLSQIGTDLYENVRKQIRQFINAKHDHEIIFTKGTTNAINLVAYTFGRKFINEGDEIVVTEMEHHSNIVPWQMLCEEKKCVLKFIPLQEDGSISLEDAERLITSKTKLVSVVYVSNALGTINPIPELIAIAHKNGAKILVDAAQAIQHFTIDVRALDADFLVFSGHKIYGPTGTGVLYGKEEILNEMPPYEGGGDMIKSVSFKGTTYNDLPFKFEAGTPNIAGCIALGTAVKYVQDTGIEYIRAYETELLQYATEQLSQIEGLKLYGTAKHKSSVISFLMEGIYPYDVGVLLDNMGIAIRTGHHCAQPVMDHYGIPGTCRASFAFYNTKEEVYVLIEGILKAKKMLS